Below is a genomic region from Belonocnema kinseyi isolate 2016_QV_RU_SX_M_011 chromosome 4, B_treatae_v1, whole genome shotgun sequence.
TAATACGGCGATCACATGGACCAGAAATCAGCTCTCTTGGCCTTTTAAACTTAAGGCAGATACATGTATGTTTGAATTAGATAGCATGTTTTGATGCAGTTGGCATAAAGCTAATAAGTGACCAACGtactcacaaaaaaaaattggtcaggTTGTACTAGTCTGACATAATCAGCACATTGGTCTCTCTCATTCTAACCATTTTCCATACTACCCTTGTCTTTAGCTCGGGAGGTGGGGACGTGACAAACTACTCTTAATTATgtcattctttgtttttgtctaTTGTGCAAAATAGCTTGtcagtttaagcaattttttctaattgggaAAAAAGTAAAGATAATCGATTTTGTTCTCAAGAGGTGTGGAATAATACTATGCAAAAAGATTGATTAACCAGAGTCTTAAAAGCTGTCTGAGTTGgtgcctttaaagtttcaaagctGAACAAAATCAgttatttatttgcattttcagaaattttataaaatgaatattgtttgtttattcaataatttatataaagtgTCAGTATTTTGTCTACAGTTTCTTACAGTGGAAAAAAAGTGCGATGCAAGAAAGAAAACAGAGAAGGAAATTTATTCTCTCGTTAACCAGGTTTAATAAACTAggaattaaaaagataataaagGAAAACTAAATCTTCGTGAATGATTAGGAGATGTGCCACGAGTAGATGGACGCTTGGATTTAAAGAAGCAAACTTAACCGAGGAAATGAAGACGAAATACGGCGACAGGAGAAATCTGATGATTCCTGCAGACATGCAAAAGTTCTAACAGAAACTAGGGCAAGTACTTGTTAGATCAATCTTCTAAACCTAATGATGAGTAGTGTATCAAAGTTACAAGCACCACGTTATCGTACGGTCCTGCGGGCCCATGATTAGGAGTGGGGAACAACACCCTCAGTCCTTAATTACCGAAACCTGCCCCGAGGAGCTTAGTCTTGTGCTTACTACCAGTGGTAGTCGGTACCTTTTTCGCCACTCCGCAACCCCTTGGTTTACTGACGCCATGAACCCACCAGGACGCCACGCTATGCGAAAGGATCAACCACCAGTCTCATCAACGAGAACCACCACAATCTGCTTTGGAACCTTGGCTTCGCTGCCCGGGTTCGAACAACCACCGCTTCCCCAATCTCGGTTTCGCCGCCCGGCTCGGGCTTGAAAGCAGTCTGCTCTTTAGACAGTTGTCATCACTATAAGTTGGTTTAAGTGAAccacatttatatttaattacctTTATTGACTTCACCCAATTCTCGACGCTCCACAGCCTCCCCTAtcctttaatttgcgagatccctcacagtAGCAACCAGATTTGTATCCTTGACTCCTAGGTAATAAGCATCCTACGCTTGTTCCATTGAAGGATATTACGGAGAAGATTGGCAATGCTGCTTCAGCTATCATCTTCTGGAATATTTATGATTTCTTATATCTGAAAGAGCTGAATACAGCGTATTCCATCCTTTTTCAACTCAATGCCTCATATGCTTCTTTATTTATGTTTATCGGAGGCGACTTTAACTATAAATTAAGCCATGTTAGTTAATTAGACAAGAAtataatttctaacaatttattGTTATCTCACGAATTCTTGAGGTAACAGTTCAGtcaatttaatggaaaatatggaactaattttattaaatggaAAGTCGATAAGGAACTCACCGGGACAGTTTATATTTGTCAGCGGAGCCGAGAGAAGTGTGAACCATCTGGACTGGGTCTCTATAAACGGTATGGCTATACTAAAGGATTTTGAAGTATCATAGATTGTTTCCACGTCAGATCATCTCCCTATCATCCAATCTTGAACTGCCTTTAATAGTAAATCGTTCTCTCAGCAAAAAAGTACCCCAATGATCGCTAGAATAATGTTTAACAGATCGAAATATGAGGAATTTACTAAACgtaagaaataaaaagacaaagtaaCGAAGATAGATTTGAGAATAAacgaaattaatagaaatttgatCAAAGCCGTAAAAGGGGTGTCAGACAAGTCAGGAATAAAAAGGCTGTATAAGAATATTCGAAACAATGTTTACTGGGATTAGAGTTTGTCTGATCGGAAATGTCATGAGGTAAAGCGTAGTACGGGAAAAGGCTGATAACTTCGATAGAGGAAAATGATGCAATTCCGGAGTTTTGATCGGGCTTCAGGATAGGCAAGAACCTTTTTCACGACCTTTTTACGCTGCATTACGTCATTTCAATTCATCTCAGGCACGCAAGAATTTCGGTTTACACAACCTTTGACAATTTCAAATCTGCTTATCATTGCGTGTGGGATGTAAGGATGAGCAGATTTGAAATTGTCAAACGCTGTGTAAACCGAACTTCTTGGGTGCCTGAGATGAATTGGAATGACGCAATGCAACGTCTGAGTATAGAaatataatagaacatttttgtcAAAGCGGGTCCCCTATTATTAGAACTGCATTTATCCGTTTTTACCCCTCCCTATTAATTATCTCAGGAAATGCTTAAGTCTATCCAGGGTAagctttttagagaaaatttaaacggatatttgaatttataatgatgTATCAAAATGCTTCTTTTCAgactaatttatatatttctcaCTTAAGACATAGTGGAAGTGTGATCATTCAGGTCAAACCCATAGGGGACCCTGAGATTTTGCCAGCTAATGCGGTATAACGCTCAAAAATCTCTAGAACCTTTGACATTTACCCTCGAGCTTCGCCTAACTGACAGGTTTCTTCGAGCTCAGAAAAACTGCTCGTAAATTTCAcaaagaagattttgaaacttCAATGCGAAATCAGTCCGAGCTAAAAAGACCAAGGTGCCTCGTCAGAGGGGAGTAGTCAGCCATTTGCAGGTACACGAATGGACCTGAAAATGTTACCAGCGGGGACCACTCCTAGTCTCTCCCTGGCCAGAAAAGGACAAGGAGACACTTCACCCTAGTTTCGAAAGGCACTTGCATGCCTCTCTCCCAGTTGCTGGTCATTTGCACCGGTGTGCGTTCGAATAAGTTGATTCAAGAATCAACCATTTTCCCAGTCATTCAATGGACTCTTCCATTGACCCAAGTGGTAGTGGTCGAGGAACACTTTTTGGGTGGAGAAGCCCCAAGAGTACCCTCGTGAACCTCTTCCAGTATCTCACTGGTTGGATTTTCTGTATCAAGAGTACTCCTTATGGCAGAGTCATAACACACCTAGGCATCAGAAGGATGCCTCAAGTGTTTAATTGTTCATTGTACCGCCTAACCATCAGCACTGCAAGACGTAAGACATAGTATGTTTTGTGACCGATATGTGCACATGTAtgtgtatatgtgtatgtatCAAGATTACAGTACAAAATGTAATTGTCGTGTGTAGCACGGTTACAATCTTTTGTGTACAGCAATTGCGGAACGAGTGGTTAAGGTAAGGGACGTTAAGGTAAGTACGATGCGATCGTTATGTCAGTAATTCTATGATAAATAGTAAACATAGGTGCGCCTACATGTTAGGGCTTATATCGGCTCAAATGACATCCACAGGTGCACCTGTCGGGtgctattttatgttttttaaagtgCAGGTAAAGTCGgaaataaagtaattaaagtgATACATGAGAACTGCAGGTGCTTTGGTCAGTTAACCTTTATGTCTTCGATTTTTATAACGACAAGTACGCCTGTTCGTTACAGAAATCGTACACATTTGACGTGCAGTTAGTTAAATTGGTTTCTCTCAGTGATGGCTGTCATTCAGCTAGCTTTCTAGCTTTCTGGTGTTCTAACTTTCTAGCTTTCTCAAAAAgtaatataagttttaaattatctaagGGCCGTTCAAAACACTAATTCAGCTCATTTTTAGCTTTCGCTTTTCAATAACCTAGCAGTCTTAGCAAGaagtcaaacaattttattttctattcattCAGGAATatatatcaagaaaatattacacAATTTATACATATAAGTTATAAATCTTGTCCGCAACTTAATGGGGCGAAATTTCAGGCGGAGGAACTATCGGGGTGTATTCAGCTCCCATAGGTCCTTTAGTTGGTGCATGAAAGAGCCAAAAGTGTACGTCACCCATCCCATACCATCCGCGTAAAAGACCGTGTTGATTTTCTGGTTTTTCATGGACATTTTCAGGTAAGAGGCTAACACTTTCCACCGCTCCAGTATGAGGATTTGTCTGTACCTTATAACCTCTCCCAAAATGAATGATAAACCATTGTGATGTAGTAGGTTCTAGGAAGCTTCTGGCATTagcttaaaaagaaaataaaggttTGTGAATTTAACCAACTAAAACtacatcttaaaaattaaaaactaagttATTCTATAACAGGATGTATACTAAAATCCTGGGAAAAATTGTTGGACAATTTTCGGTTTCTCCAGATATCTTCAAGTGTTTTACAAGTATACTTGTTTATAGTACAtttaaatagttcatattttttaacgtttcaCTCAGAACATTTATTTAGTATCAcctttttatcataaatattaattatttttaacctttttgcACACaggatagatacattttttaacaagtagTTTGTTTCGTTCACGGaaaggatttattttctaccaaaaaagactctttaataacaaaatattaattttcaacaaaatagttcgcaGTAGTTTACAAAATGAATTCCAAGtcaaaaaacgaaacaaattttcaaccaaaattatgaattttacactaaaatcacgaattttcagcgggaatatatgaatttgaaacaaaaaaaaactgatttttaacgaaagaatttaaCGTTGAAcgaagtagttgtattttcaaccaaatagttttattttcaattaagaagactCAACCTTATATAACAAAAAATCCGATTACTCTAAGGAACACCCCTTTTTAGCAAAAGGATATTGCTCTGAGTAAAAATTACGGGCAGGTGCGATGGAAAAATCATTGGAATATCAACATCATCCCctaaaacatatttcaaatcagaaaaagtTTACATGCCCAATTTCCAGTTAACCGGAAAAATCGGGGATTAGCCGATTATCCGAAACACCGGGAAATCTACACTGGTATTGTTTTGaaaatcggaattttttcagatttcttatGACTGTTATTGAGAAttagtttattttcttaaaaattaatcctttttggtcgaaaattaaactttttttcaaagcaTTCGCGTATTTGGACAGAAAGTTTGTCCTTTTCGagttaagattcatcttttggtagaaaatgcatgtcttatggttgaaaattaaatattattttttattagaaaatcgactattatattttggttgcaaaattaataTACCTAGGTTAATAATTTAACCATATTAtcggaaatttttctatttccgacagaaagttaattttttcaaattgaaatacatAGTTTAATTTCTTATTCTATTATATGTCAACCAACATTTGAAATTACTCCTAAATAGTTGAAAAGTCAAACGAAAAAGacacgtttttaaaaaaatgttaaatttttgacgtgcgtgaagaaatttttaaccaaatgttctAATCTTTGAAtacgaagaatttaattttaaccaaacaatactATTCTAAATCTAAAAGATAATCAACAGTGGAATAAAATTTCTgagaaaacagattaattttaataaaataatcgaatttttaaacaaaattcctcTTTAAGTGCAGCAGAGTTCATTTAATAGAACTTTTCAATCATATAAaccataattttagattaaaataataaatgaaaataataataataaatgtgtgtaaaaaatatatttacgtgTTAACAACGAATCAGCTAAAAGAACAATGCTTTTGTTCCAAGACAACTTGTTCTCCGAGTGTcggaaaaaaaaattggaaacaatgaTCCCAGCACGAAACAATAGAGCTAAAACGCTACCTATTCTACGTATAACGAAAATCCTGCCCCACATTTATTTACCATAAGGGTTAGGTGCTCGGACTCCGAAAAGTACTTTAGAAGGCCAGAAATATCCCACAACTGTGAAGTTTCCACGGGAGTCTCCTATATTAATAAGCTTCATGTAAAAATCATTGCTGGCAACAAATGCTGGACCTGGAACAATGTTTGTCGCAAAGTCGGCTTTCACAACTCTTCTTCGATTGTGAGGATCTAGCCACAACGAAATGTAGGTGTCTCCATGAAGGATACGCTCATCTGGTGGGCGGTGATCATCTAGGCCACCCCGTGGGTTAGATTCAGGCACTACGTTCGGCGTGAGCGGGCCGGGAGTTCTATTATTTCCCAATGCATTCAATTCTGTGgaaagaaaacataaatttttctggtttcaaaaagattaaaaatcaatgacaaaattatacatttagtaatttcaaattaaaaaactttaaatgaaataattttagaatttattggGATTTATATTCTTTCTATAGATATGGGTCCTCATCAAACTTGTGATACACAATTTATTCTCAAATTACCGGGACTGATTTTTTTTAGCATGCTTAAGGCGATACAGTTTAGTCTCTGTATGGAATATTTACCCTGGTTTATTCAGTCACTTGTGTGGAGTGTacgtttgcaatttttaagatttttaagtttttttatgttgaaaatttatcagtcacCATTTAcgagatttttcaaagaaaataaaggaGAAACTCGATGTAATATAATCACAATGTTCTCATGAAACTTTTTAATGCGACTTGTGTCccttttccataaatttaattttctatattttcattgttattttttacgattgaaaccaaaaatacgcatcgtTTCCTAAAGTGGatcgaaaaaaatttgtagatacaaTTTAGGCGAtaaattttattcgttgaaatgttattgtagcttgtgtcttttttcaaaaagttaattttttgcatgTTGAATGTATTCTTACAACAAAAGTTGattagaaagttgaaaattttctttaatccaTAATTTTGTATCAATTTCTGCTTTTGCTTGCCTTGTTTGTCTACAAatgtaattcttctatttttgttttgttttgtacgaataaagcaaaaactatgcGCCTTATCTAAAAGTGGATAATAACGGATTTGTAGAGTATATTACTTTGgtatatttttatcgaaaaatctcaTCAAGAAAAAATGTTCGCATTTTTAATTACTACGAATAACTGCACAgcgaatttagaaattttgaaaaaaagtggacttcaacattttcaaaatgcgctgacgttttcaatttttatctcaaaaggcTTGCTAATGACCATGACCTTCAGTTTTCGACACTGCAGAAGAGTGTGGCGTATTCCATTTATCATTTTGCCTGTGCGGTGGTGCTGATTTGTCGGATATatgacaaaaacttttttaaaattccgcGCATCAGATTGATGCATAATTTTATTAGCCTAAACTTGCccgttcaatttagaaaaaatgagacaaatggACGTATAAGAGTAATTAGGGGCaggaaaatatggaaaataaagataaatGTTTGTCGGCTATTATGAGAAAAATGAATGGAGGGAAATTGATGGTAAATGAAAGGGAGAAGAAGTAGCTGCTGTAAGAGAAAAATAAAGGACAGGAATTAGTTAAAGTGAGGTTGAATGAGGTAAGTAGAAGTATAAGATCAAATATGAGGGCGAATAGTAAAAGTCAGTGGAGACAAAGTAGTAAAACGATGGGAAGGGAAGCTTTGGTAAGGAAGAGAAGTGTTGAGAAAGCGAGAAGAGATTCAAGAAGGAAAAGGCAAAAGAATTGGGGAGAAATAAGGTAACAGGAGAGAATGCAAAGAAGAATTaggaagggaaagtaggggaatcAACAAGGAGTAAGGAAAATCATTAGGAGTGTGGGAGGATATTGAGGAAAGTGAAAAGAGGGCTGGTAGGGAATGCGGGTGAGTAGTAGCGGAAAATTTCTGGCTGTagaagggaagtaggggaaggaGAGTGTCCGCTGGGGAAATAGATGATGATAACGTTCAAGAAGGATTGAGGAAGATAAGTGTGAGGTAGGTGATGGATAAGTAGGGGGAGTAGGGGAGAGTAGCGTGGGAAGTCGGAATGACTTAATTAATGTCATAATACGCTACGNNNNNNNNNNNNNNNNNNNNNNNNNNNNNNNNNNNNNNNNNNNNNNNNNNNNNNNNNNNNNNNNNNNNNNNNNNNNNNNNNNNNNNNNNNNNNNNNNNNNatcgggacaagaaaggttatgcatatgaacaaaagcatgcatcttaagtcttccgttccgcgactgtacatctcacgccgtcaagggggtcgcggaatattgtgCCTTGattgtcttcacaacaggattattctaggtacagcacacagaggtgcaaatggaaaagaccctcttcttaaaatggtcaggaatcacaaggaagtaggcaaaggagcatttctgtacaaagcagcggaggaggctgctgaaacattcggacttgacttcagtattaggggggagcaaaatgcatcaaatctaatccatctcgagaactcacttctgaaagcccggattaagaaagaacaagagaaaaactttcgtgaacagctc
It encodes:
- the LOC117170799 gene encoding uncharacterized protein LOC117170799, producing the protein MSVWDEEKKMLKEGQGNFLCGKQGGGCEAGWRSYKELNALGNNRTPGPLTPNVVPESNPRGGLDDHRPPDERILHGDTYISLWLDPHNRRRVVKADFATNIVPGPAFVASNDFYMKLINIGDSRGNFTVVGYFWPSKVLFGVRAPNPYANARSFLEPTTSQWFIIHFGRGYKVQTNPHTGAVESVSLLPENVHEKPENQHGLLRGWYGMGDVHFWLFHAPTKGPMGAEYTPIVPPPEISPH